The Clarias gariepinus isolate MV-2021 ecotype Netherlands chromosome 7, CGAR_prim_01v2, whole genome shotgun sequence genome includes a window with the following:
- the LOC128527912 gene encoding extracellular calcium-sensing receptor-like, with translation MTTAVFSACILLLVFLLWTVCEIVVGATQEEQCVYLDRAQHLDTVGLFKDGDVIIGALINFYMLPPTLDLSFTEEPYLQPCYEFQESPVQWAQAVVFAVDEINRNPSLLPGVRLGYRIMDSCSRYPHSLRSVMSLISGGNGTCKTTQPTKIIIGEATSTQSMILSRVLSSLHVPMISYLATCVCLSNKREYPNFFRTIPSDVYQARTMAQMAKRFGWTWVGAVVEDNDYGLQAVQAFREETKGTSICLAFVSTIFRERLEKDVDRAVTVMQSSSARVIMVFAWYVDVEVFLIELVRRNVTDRQFLASEIWSTSGLLLSNPALKNIAQGTLGVAVRSALIPGLEKHLRELHPSRYPQDMVLRVLWEKTFGCSPVQNNTIASQSSLPPCSGKETLEGVDNGITDVTNLRATYNVYLAVYAAAYALHSLLRCTAPNSSDLTMAPNCSSPDIITAKKLLEHLKLVNFTTQLGEKFYFQDGETPAVYDIVNWQRGPGGALKYVLIGRLEDTNLIINESAISWPGNSRKVPVSVCTAECPQGTRKAMKKGLPVCCFDCLPCADGEFSNVTGSLECYHCPPEFWSNSHRTACVPREVEYLSFNETMGITLTTVAVCGAMITAAVGVVFVYYRQTPIVKANNSELSFLLLVSLKLCFLCSLVFVGQPSLWSCRLQQAAFGISFVLCISCILVKTIVVLVAFRSARPGSAALMKWFGPGQQRGSVLFFTCIQVIICAVWLSLSPPFPHRNLSIQGSKIILECMVGSVTGFSLVLGYIGLLAAVCFLLAFFARKLPDNFNEAKFITFSMLIFCAVWITFVPAYVSSPGKYSVAVEIFAILASSFGVLICIFAPKCYIILLRPEKNTKKFLMAKTQ, from the exons ATGACCACTGCAGTCTTTTCAGCGTGTATATTACTGTTGGTATTCTTACTATGGACAGTGTGTGAGATTGTGGTGGGGGCAACTCAGGAGGAGCAATGTGTGTACTTAGACCGTGCACAGCATCTTGACACTGTGGGTCTTTTTAAAGATGGAGATGTGATTATTGGAGCACTCATCAATTTTTACATGCTGCCACCAACCCTTGACCTGAGCTTCACCGAAGAGCCATATCTGCAGCCCTGCTATGA ATTTCAGGAGAGTCCTGTGCAGTGGGCTCAGGCTGTTGTCTTTGCTGTGGATGAGATTAACAGAAACCCTTCTTTGCTGCCAGGGGTTCGACTGGGCTACCGTATCATGGACAGCTGCTCACGCTATCCTCATAGCCTGAGATCCGTCATGTCTTTGATTAGTGGAGGGAACGGTACCTGTAAAACCACCCAACCTACCAAAATTATCATTGGAGAAGCAACTTCCACACAGAGTATGATTCTTTCCAGAGTTTTGAGCTCGCTACATGTACCAATG ATCAGCTACCTGGCTACGTGTGTATGCCTCAGTAACAAACGAGAGTATCCTAATTTCTTTCGGACCATCCCCAGTGATGTGTATCAGGCTCGCACCATGGCCCAGATGGCCAAACGGTTCGGCTGGACCTGGGTTGGTGCTGTAGTGGAGGACAATGACTATGGGCTCCAGGCAGTACAGGCATTTAGGGAGGAAACAAAAGGTACCAGCATCTGCCTAGCTTTTGTCAGCACTATCTTCCGTGAGAGACTGGAAAAAGATGTGGATCGTGCTGTGACAGTGATGCAGAGCTCATCTGCTCGTGTAATCATGGTATTTGCTTGGTATGTAGATGTGGAAGTGTTCCTCATTGAACTGGTTCGCAGAAATGTCACAGATCGCCAGTTTCTTGCCAGTGAGATTTGGAGTACCAGCGGCCTTCTCTTGAGCAACCCTGCACTGAAAAACATTGCCCAAGGCACACTGGGAGTGGCTGTTAGGAGTGCACTTATTCCTGGGCTTGAAAAACACCTGCGAGAACTTCATCCAAGTCGGTATCCTCAAGACATGGTCCTTAGAGTTTTATGGGAGAAGACATTTGGCTGCAGCCCAGTGCAGAACAACACAATAGCCTCCCAGAGTAGCTTACCACCATGCAGTGGGAAGGAGACTCTAGAGGGAGTAGACAATGgcattacagatgttaccaATTTAAGAGCCACTTATAATGTGTATCTGGCTGTTTATGCAGCTGCATATGCACTGCACTCTCTGCTGCGTTGTACTGCACCTAACAGTTCTGACCTGACCATGGCCCCAAACTGCTCATCTCCAGATATTATCACTGCAAAAAAG CTCTTAGAGCACCTTAAACTGGTAAATTTCACAACTCAGCTTGGAGAGaagttttattttcaagatgGAGAGACTCCAGCTGTCTATGACATAGTGAATTGGCAAAGAGGTCCTGGTGGAGCCTTGAAATATGTCCTTATTGGCCGATTGGAGGACACTAACCTCATCATTAATGAATCTGCAATCAGCTGGCCAGGAAACTCAAGAAAG GtgcctgtgtctgtgtgcaccgCAGAATGCCCCCAGGGGACACGCAAAGCTATGAAGAAAGGCCTTCCAGTCTGCTGCTTTGACTGCCTGCCCTGCGCTGATGGAGAATTTAGCAATGTCACAG GCTCACTAGAATGTTATCATTGCCCCCCAGAATTCTGGTCCAACAGTCACAGAACTGCATGTGTACCACGTGAGGTCGAGTACCTCTCCTTTAATGAGACAATGGGCATCACCTTGACGACTGTTGCTGTGTGCGGTGCCATGATAACAGCAGCTGTGGGTGTGGTTTTTGTGTACTACAGACAGACTCCTATCGTCAAAGCCAATAACTCAGAGCTGAGCTTCCTGCTCCTGGTGTCACTCAAACTCTGCTTTCTGTGTTCACTGGTGTTTGTGGGTCAGCCCTCATTATGGTCATGCAGACTACAGCAAGCAGCGTTCGGGATCAGTTTTGTTCTCTGCATCTCGTGCATCCTGGTGAAAACCATTGTGGTTCTGGTGGCATTCCGTTCAGCTAGACCTGGATCTGCAGCCCTTATGAAGTGGTTTGGCCCAGGGCAACAAAGAGGAAGTGTTCTGTTCTTTACCTGTATACAAGTGATTATTTGTGCTGTATGGTTGTCCCTCAGTCCCCCCTTTCCTCACCGCAACTTAAGCATTCAAGGGTCAAAGATCATCTTAGAGTGCATGGTGGGGTCAGTGACAGGCTTCTCCCTGGTTTTGGGCTACATTGGTCTTTTAGCTGCCGTTTGCTTCCTGCTAGCATTCTTTGCCCGAAAACTTCCAGATAATTTCAATGAAGCaaaattcattactttcagCATGCTGATCTTCTGTGCTGTGTGGATCACCTTCGTTCCAGCATACGTCAGCTCACCAGGAAAGTACAGTGTCGCTGTGGAGATATTTGCAATCCTGGCTTCCAGTTTTGGAGTCCTCATCTGTATATTTGCTCCAAAATGTTACATTATTTTACTCCGACCAGAGAAGAACACCAAGAAATTTCTCATGGCAAAAACACAATAG
- the LOC128527913 gene encoding extracellular calcium-sensing receptor-like, whose protein sequence is MAVDAWLWAVGFLIWPIWVDSVGLSCTLQTRPISRSLYKEGDVIIGGLFPIYVQAPEPDHMFIQRVEESPCQSVEVRSYHWLQTMIFTVEEINQNPYLLPNFTLGYHASDTCLAESSTLSAALALMTGQEETVSGELCTIAPDVPVIIGDARSSASIVVADTLSVFDIPMISYFASCACLSDHTRYPTFLRTVPSDAFQAKAMARLLLFMGWTWVGVVSGDDVYGKSGVQLLLKELKGLGVCVDYHEVIPKSHAASRIERIVKIIQTSKAQVVVTFAIGPDTEVLLREVVRMNATDRQWIATEAWSTSTHYSAWSGISLAGTLGFALRRVDIQGLGFYLTQLSPNEHLMSPLVQSVWEDVFGCSFGEHMQSGNLKPQCTGLEKVEYGETYFDVMYNVYKAVYAVANAIQDMLACQSGKGPFANGECPDIKPIKPKQLLYYLKAVQFTTPVGEMFAFDENGDPSASYDIINWHVGTEGKIKFVKVGQFDAVSGPQRDFQLELKKVFWGGGWGDKVPVSVCSESCPPGTRKAVQKGKPLCCYDCIPCASGEISNASDSTECTKCPERFWSNTDRTECIPMTVEFLSFQDTMGIILSVLSATGAALTISILATFFHHRDTPLVRANNSELSFLLLLSLKLCFLCALAFIGRPAPWSCMLRHTLFGISFVVCLACVLSKTVVVLMAFRATLPGSNIMRYFGPVQQRAGIFICTLIQVGICVFWLVLAPPLPTENAGGERGARVVLLCAVGSVVGFSLVLGYIGFLAAVCFMLAFFARKLPDNFNEAKFITFSMLIFCAVWITFVPAYVSSPGKYTVAVEVFAILASSYGLLLCIFGPKCYIILLRPDKNTKKYMMSK, encoded by the exons ATGGCTGTGGATGCGTGGTTATGGGCAGTAGGGTTTCTGATTTGGCCGATCTGGGTGGACTCTGTTGGGCTCTCCTGTACTTTGCAGACCAGGCCCATCTCCAGGAGCCTGTATAAGGAAGGTGATGTGATTATCGGGGGTCTTTTTCCAATATATGTTCAAGCCCCTGAACCTGATCACATGTTTATACAGAGAGTGGAGGAGAGCCCTTGCCAGAG TGTTGAAGTACGATCTTACCACTGGCTACAAACAATGatcttcacagtggaagaaaTTAACCAAAATCCATATTTGTTGCCCAACTTCACACTGGGCTACCATGCTTCAGATACCTGCTTGGCAGAGAGCAGTACGCTAAGTGCTGCACTGGCGTTGATGACAGGACAGGAGGAGACCGTGTCTGGAGAACTGTGTACTATAGCTCCAGACGTGCCTGTCATTATTGGTGATGCACGCTCCTCCGCATCTATAGTGGTAGCTGATACACTAAGTGTTTTTGACATCCCAATG ATTAGCTACTTTGCTTCTTGTGCATGCCTCAGTGATCACACCAGATACCCCACCTTTCTACGCACAGTTCCAAGTGACGCCTTCCAAGCCAAAGCCATGGCCCGTCTTTTGCTCTTTATGGGTTGGACATGGGTTGGGGTTGTCTCTGGAGATGATGTTTATGGGAAAAGTGGTGTGCAGTTGCTGCTGAAGGAACTAAAgggtttaggtgtgtgtgtagactaCCATGAGGTCATCCCTAAATCACATGCAGCCAGTAGGATTGAACGCATTGTGAAGATAATCCAGACTTCAAAGGCTCAGGTGGTAGTAACCTTCGCTATCGGACCTGATACAGAAGTCTTGCTTAGAGAAGTTGTGAGGATGAATGCCACTGACAGGCAATGGATTGCTACTGAAGCATGGAGCACCTCTACCCACTACTCTGCTTGGAGTGGCATCTCTTTAGCAGGGACTCTTGGTTTTGCACTGAGGCGAGTTGATATTCAGGGTTTGGGCTTCTATTTGACTCAGTTGAGCCCAAATGAACATTTAATGTCACCACTGGTCCAGAGTGTTTGGGAGGATGTGTTTGGGTGTAGCTTTGGGGAGCACATGCAATCAGGAAATCTAAAACCACAGTGCACAGGCTTGGAGAAAGTGGAGTATGGAGAGACCTATTTTGATGttatgtataatgtttataagGCTGTGTATGCTGTAGCAAATGCCATTCAGGACATGCTGGCATGTCAGTCTGGGAAAGGACCTTTTGCAAATGGAGAATGTCCTGATATTAAACCAATAAAACCTAAGCAG cttTTATACTACCTGAAGGCTGTCCAGTTTACAACACCAGTGGGTGAAATGTTTGCTTTTGATGAGAACGGAGATCCATCTGCCTCTTATGACATAATTAATTGGCATGTAGGCACTGAAGGAAAAATTAAGTTTGTTAAAGTAGGACAGTTTGATGCAGTGAGTGGACCACAGCGAGACTTTCAGCTGGAACTAAAAAAAGTGTTCTGGGGAGGGGGCTGGGGTGATAAG GTACCAGTGTCTGTTTGCAGTGAGAGCTGCCCCCCAGGGACCAGGAAGGCTGTACAGAAAGGAAAGCCTCTCTGCTGTTATGACTGTATACCATGTGCATCAGGGGAGATCAGCAATGCTTCTG ACTCTACAGAGTGCACTAAGTGTCCTGAGAGGTTCTGGTCTAACACTGACCGGACAGAGTGCATCCCAATGACGGTGGAGTTCCTGTCCTTTCAAGATACCATGGGCATCATCCTCTCGGTGCTTTCAGCTACTGGAGCAGCTCTTACCATTAGCATCCTTGCCACCTTTTTCCATCATCGAGACACACCCCTGGTCCGTGCCAACAACTCTGAGCTGAGCTTCCTGCTCCTGCTCTCACTTAAACTCTGTTTCCTATGTGCACTAGCTTTTATTGGCCGACCAGCACCTTGGTCCTGCATGCTCCGTCATACACTGTTTGGGATCAGTTTTGTGGTGTGTCTGGCTTGTGTGCTCAGTAAAACTGTGGTGGTACTCATGGCCTTTAGAGCAACTCTACCTGGCTCAAATATTATGCGGTACTTTGGTCCTGTTCAGCAGAGGGCAGGTATCTTCATCTGTACGCTAATACAGGTGGGGATCTGTGTGTTTTGGCTAGTTCTGGCACCTCCTCTTCCCACTGAAAATGCAGGAGGTGAGCGCGGAGCACGGGTGGTCCTGCTATGTGCAGTAGGCTCAGTGGTGGGGTTCTCACTCGTTCTGGGCTACATTGGCTTCCTGGCTGCTGTCTGCTTCATGCTTGCTTTCTTTGCCCGGAAGCTTCCAGATAATTTCAATGAAGCGAAGTTTATCACTTTTAGCATGTTGATCTTTTGTGCTGTGTGGATCACGTTTGTTCCAGCATATGTCAGCTCTCCTGGGAAATACACAGTAGCGGTGGAGGTCTTTGCAATTCTAGCCTCAAGTTACGGCCTTCTGCTGTGTATCTTTGGGCCTAAGTGTTACATCATCCTACTGAGACCAGATAAGAACACAAAAAAGTATATGATGTCCAAATAG